The stretch of DNA CTTGCCGATCTGCACGCCCTCCTTCTCGGCCAGCTCGCCGAGGTACGTCGTGAGCTGGGCCGGGGGCACGAGCCGGAACGGGTAGTGGTGGGTGCGGGAGCGGATGGTCGTCAGGACCTTGTCCGGCTCGGTCGTGGCGAAGACGAACTTCACGTGCGGCGGCGGCTCCTCGACCGTCTTGAGCAGCGCGTTGAAGCCCGCCGCCGTGACCATGTGGGCCTCGTCGAGGATGTAGACCTTGAAGCGGTCGCGCGCGGGGGCGAAGGACACGCGCTCGCGCAGGTCGCGGGCGTCGTCGACGCCGTTGTGGGAGGCCGCGTCGATCTCGACGACGTCGATGCTGCCCGGGCCGCCGTTGGCCAGGTCCAGGCAGGAGTCGCACGTCCCGCACGGCGTCGGGGTCGGGCCCTGCGCGCAGTTCAGGCAGCGGGCCAGGATGCGGGCGCTCGTCGTCTTGCCGCACCCGCGGGGCCCGGAGAAGAGGTAGGCGTGCGTCACGCGGCCCTTGGACAGCGCGTGCATGAGCGGGGTCGTGACGTGCTCCTGGCCGATGACCTCGGAGAAGGCCTCGGGCCGGTACCGGCGGTAGAGCGCTGTCGTCACGGGTCCGAGGCTAACCCGCCCCTCCGACACGCCCCGCCGTCGTCGTCCGGGGGTGTGGACAGGGCTGAGGACGGGGGCTGCGGGAACGAAGGGACCCCCCGCACACCCGCCAGAGCCCATCTACCCTTGCTGCCTTCCGGCCCTGGGGGGGTTTGACGGGGTGACGCCGCACGAGGGGTCTGCGACCACCGTACGACAGCTCCCGGCCCCGGGTCCAACCGCCCTCCCGCAGGGGTGCGGGACACGGGGGCCGTCACGAGCACCCGTCACGGCGCGCTACGCTGGAGCCACTGGAGGATTCGCCTAGTGGCCTATGGCGCACGCTTGGAAAGCGTGTTGGGTTAACGCCCTCAGGGGTTCAAATCCCCTATCCTCCGCCGCGCGAGGCCCGTCCCGGACACGTTCCGGGGCGGGCCTCGCTGGTTCTCCGGGCCCCTCGGCGCGGTGCCGCAGCGCTCCGCCACCTCACCCCTAGACTCCAGCACCGTGATCTTCCAGGCCGTCGGCGAAGGGCGCCCGTACCCCGACCACGGGTACGAGACCGTCGCGCAGTGGTCCGAGGTGCCGCCGCGGCAGGTGCGGCTGGACGAGCTCACGACCACGAAGCGGACGTTGGACCTCGACGCGCTCCTCGCGGAGGACTCCACCTTCTTCGGCGACCTGTTCGCCCACGTCGTCTCCTGGCGCGGCCGCCTCTACCTCGAGGACGGCCTGCACCGGGCCGTGCGGGCCGCGCTGCACCAGCGCCAGGTCCTGCACGCGCGGGTCCTCACCCTGCCGGACTGAGGGCCGGACTGAGCGCAGGGGCGGGGACACGGGGCACGAGGGGGAGCAGTGGCACGCGAACGTGACGACAGCAGCGGCGGCCGGGACGACGCGCGAGGGGACGACCGGGACGACCACGTGCTGCCCGACGTCGACGACGACCTCGACGTCGAGTCCTACGAGCGCCTGACGGGGCGACGGCGGGCCCGGCTGGTCCGCCAGCGCATCGTGTTCACCGTCGTGGTGGTGCTCGTGCTCGCCGTCGGCGGCGGCGCCTACCTCGTGTACAGCGACCGGTGGCAGCCCAGCCGCACCACGACCCCCTCGGCCGCACCCTCGACGAGCTGCGTCCCGGCGACCCCGCCGGCCCTGCTCACCCCCGGCCAGGTGACCGTGGGCGTCCTGAACGGCACGAGCCGCCGGGGTCTGGCCGCGTCGGTGGCGGGGGAGCTGCGCACGCGCGGGTTCGTCGTGGGCACGGTCGGCAACGCGGGCACCCCCACGGGACCGGCCACCGCGGTCGTCACCTACCCCGAGGCCGCCGTCCAGCAGGCCGTCACGGTCGCGGCGCGCTTCCCCGAGGTCCAGCTCGTCGCGGACCCGGCGGCGACGGCCGTCACCGTCAGCCTCGGCGACGGCTACCAGCAGATGCTCGGCGAGGGCGCCCTCGTGACGCCGCTGCCGCCGGGCTCGCCCACCTGCTGAGGGACCCCAGCGACGAGGAAGGGCCCCGGAACCGCAGTTCCGGGGCCCTTCTCGTGACGCGGTGACGGTGGGATTTGAACCCACGGAGGAGTTGCCCCCTCACACGCTTTCGAGGCGTGCTCCTTAGGCCGCTCGGACACATCACCCTGTTCACGTCGCGGACCGCTGGTGCAGGCACCGGCGTTCGCGTCGCGGGACCACCCTACACGGCGTGACGGGCCCTCCGTCACGCCCGCGTCACACCCGCGTCAGGCCCGTCGCTGCGCGAAGAAGTCGTCGAGCAGCGCCCGGCACTCGACCTCCCGGACACCGCCGGCGACCTCGACGACGTGGTTCAGCCGCGGGTCGCGCACGACGTCGCGGAGGGAACCCGCCGCCCCGAAGCGCGGGTCCCAAGCGCCGAAGACGAGCCGGTCCACGCGGGACAGGACGGTCGCCCCCGCGCACATGACGCACGGTTCGAGGGTGACCACGAGGGTGCAGCCGGACAGGCGCCACTCCCCGCGGGCCCGGGCCGCCGCGCGCAGGGCGAGGACCTCGGCGTGGGCGGTGGGGTCGGCGGTCGCCTCGCGTTCGTTGCGGCCGCGGCCGAGGACCTGCCCGGTGGCGTCCACGACGAGGGCGCCGACGGGCACGTCACCGCTGTCCAGGCACCGGCGCGCCTCGTCCAGGGCCTCGCCCACCCACGTCGACCACTGCGGGGGGACGGCGGGGCCGTTCAGCGCAGGGACTCCAGGACGTCCGCGAAGCCGAGCAGTTCACCGATCTCGACCGTCGCCTCCGCCGGGTCGGCGCTCGAGGTGGCCAGGCGCACGAGGACCTCCGCGGAGACCCCGAGGTCGCCGAGCAGTTCGGGGTCGCCGGCCCAGACGTCCTCGGCCACACCGGACTCCGAGCGAGCGGGTTCGGCGGTCCCCTCGTCGGCGTCGCCGTCCTCCTCGAGCCCGGTCTCGCCGTCCGCCTCGCCGTCCTCGTCCCGGGCGGCGTGCACCGGACGGCCCGTCGCGGCGGGCAGTTCGGCGAACAGCGGCGCGTACGCGCTCTCGGCCGCGGCGACCGCGTCGGAGACGAACACCTTCACGTCGATGTCGCCCTCGGTGCGCACGAGGGCGAACCACTCGTCCTCGCGTTCCAGGACGGCCAGCACGGGACGGTCGTCGTCGACGGCACCGCGCAGGGCGTCGCCGAGTTCGTCGGGGGAACCCGCCTCGAGGTCGATGTCGACCGACCGCCAGTCGCGGTCGTCGCCGGAACCCTCGGGGGCAAGGACTGCGGTGAAGTACGCCACGTCCCCATCGTGGCAGGAGCAGGCGGGCCGGGGCCACCGCTGCGGGTGGTGTCCGTGCTGGTGGGACGCCCGCGGCTCGTCGGGCGGGGCCGGAGCGGCGTACTTTGGGGCCTCATGCGCCTGTCCGTCATCGACCACCCCCTCGTCGCCCACAAACTGACCGCCCTGCGGGACCGCGGCACCGATTCCCCGACGTTCCGCCGCCTCGCCGACGAACTGGTGACGCTGCTGGCCTACGAGGCCACCCGGGACGTCGCGGTGGAACCGCACCCGATCACGACCCCGGTGGGTCCCACGACGGGGGTGCGCATCCGTTCCCCCAAACCCATCGTGGTGCCCATCCTGCGGGCGGGCCTGGGGATGCTGGACGGCATGGTGCGACTGCTGCCGACCGCCGAGGTCGGCTTCCTCGGGATGATCCGGGACGAGGAGACGCTGCAGGCGACGACCTACGCGAACCGGTTGCCCGACGACCTCACGGGCCGGCACTGCTTCGTGCTGGACCCGATGCTGGCGACGGGCGGAACCCTCGTGGCCTCCATCACGTACCTGCTGGAGCGGGGCGCGCAGGACGTGACGGCGCTGTGCCTGCTCGCCGCCCCGGAGGGGTTGGAGGTCGTGCGGACGGCGTTCGACGAGCACGCGCAGGTCACGGTCGTCACCGCCGCCGTGGACGAACGCCTCGACGAGAACGGGTACATCGTCCCCGGTCTCGGCGACGCGGGGGACCGCCTCTACGGCGTCGTCTGAGACGCTCCTCCCGCCCACCCGAGCCCCGTGCCGCAGGTCCTGCGGCGCGGGGCTTCGTGCTGCCGGGGCCTTTCCGGCAGGATGTCCCCCGATCAGCGCAGTCGTGTCCTCGATCGGTGAGCAGCAGGGCGTTCCCGGAGAACGCCGGAAGGGAGCCGGCCCGTGAAGTGGCGCCGAGTTCTGTGGTGGGTCCTGGTCGTCTTCGCGTTGTACGCGGTCTACCGCTCTCCGGAGCAGGCGGCGGACTTCGTCCGCGGTGTCGGGGAATGGCTGGGCCGGGCCGTCAACAGCATCATGAGCTTCTTCAACGGGTTGCTCAGCTGAAGCACGACCGGCACCGCGACGAGCCGGACCTCGACGAGGAGGGCCGGGAACTCGTCATGTACTCCGGCACCCGGCTGCGCAAGTCCCGGCGGGACGGCACGTGGCGCGTGGTGCACGGCGAGGACGGGCCGGACGGCCCGGGCGGCGGGGCGTCGCGCCTGCCGGAACTGGACGACGACGACCCCCTGCCGTCCGGTGAGCTCGACGGTGACGACGAGGACCTGGACGAGGACCGGGACGGCGCGGTGGGGGGCTCGCGGCGCGACGTCGGCCGGGCGGGCGACCCGTTGTGGGAGCGGCCGCCGAAGCGCGTCCGGCGCTACGTCCTGAGCACCGAGAAGCGGCTGGTCTGCCTGCGGCGCCACCTCGTCGTGCTGGCCGAACCCGTGCTCAGCTGCGTCGCCGGGCTCGGCGGGTGGTTGTGGCTCGTCGTCCGTGCGGGGGACGTCCCGTACCTGCCGAACGTGACGTTCCTCGGCTGGCTGGTGCTGCTCGGCCGGGCC from Kineococcus endophyticus encodes:
- a CDS encoding LytR C-terminal domain-containing protein, giving the protein MARERDDSSGGRDDARGDDRDDHVLPDVDDDLDVESYERLTGRRRARLVRQRIVFTVVVVLVLAVGGGAYLVYSDRWQPSRTTTPSAAPSTSCVPATPPALLTPGQVTVGVLNGTSRRGLAASVAGELRTRGFVVGTVGNAGTPTGPATAVVTYPEAAVQQAVTVAARFPEVQLVADPAATAVTVSLGDGYQQMLGEGALVTPLPPGSPTC
- a CDS encoding type II toxin-antitoxin system VapB family antitoxin; this translates as MIFQAVGEGRPYPDHGYETVAQWSEVPPRQVRLDELTTTKRTLDLDALLAEDSTFFGDLFAHVVSWRGRLYLEDGLHRAVRAALHQRQVLHARVLTLPD
- a CDS encoding PH domain-containing protein produces the protein MYSGTRLRKSRRDGTWRVVHGEDGPDGPGGGASRLPELDDDDPLPSGELDGDDEDLDEDRDGAVGGSRRDVGRAGDPLWERPPKRVRRYVLSTEKRLVCLRRHLVVLAEPVLSCVAGLGGWLWLVVRAGDVPYLPNVTFLGWLVLLGRAVWKWLQWRGDWFIATDKRLLLTYGVVKRQVAMMPLSKVTDMSYNRSLLGRFLGYGELVMESAGQDQALSDVDRLPMPDQVYVRICEQLFGEVGAVDLPRRRGTRVGRIARKALPPRFR
- the tadA gene encoding tRNA adenosine(34) deaminase TadA: MGEALDEARRCLDSGDVPVGALVVDATGQVLGRGRNEREATADPTAHAEVLALRAAARARGEWRLSGCTLVVTLEPCVMCAGATVLSRVDRLVFGAWDPRFGAAGSLRDVVRDPRLNHVVEVAGGVREVECRALLDDFFAQRRA
- a CDS encoding tRNA adenosine deaminase-associated protein, with protein sequence MAYFTAVLAPEGSGDDRDWRSVDIDLEAGSPDELGDALRGAVDDDRPVLAVLEREDEWFALVRTEGDIDVKVFVSDAVAAAESAYAPLFAELPAATGRPVHAARDEDGEADGETGLEEDGDADEGTAEPARSESGVAEDVWAGDPELLGDLGVSAEVLVRLATSSADPAEATVEIGELLGFADVLESLR
- the upp gene encoding uracil phosphoribosyltransferase, whose amino-acid sequence is MRLSVIDHPLVAHKLTALRDRGTDSPTFRRLADELVTLLAYEATRDVAVEPHPITTPVGPTTGVRIRSPKPIVVPILRAGLGMLDGMVRLLPTAEVGFLGMIRDEETLQATTYANRLPDDLTGRHCFVLDPMLATGGTLVASITYLLERGAQDVTALCLLAAPEGLEVVRTAFDEHAQVTVVTAAVDERLDENGYIVPGLGDAGDRLYGVV